GGCGGTTGGACAACCGGCGGCACCGGCCGACAGAGGACCGAAGAGGCGGTCTTGGCGACTCGGGCGGCGATCTGCGTCGCCCAATTTATAAAGGACCCAAACTATAAAGAGAAACTCAAAGAATTAAAGGCGCTAAGTTCCTATGAGAGAAGTGCCTTCATTGAGAAAGGCGGCTGGGACAAAATGCCCGGGGAACAAAAGCCTAGCTTTGATGTAAGCCGAGCATGCGCCGACGGGCTTGAATATCTTACGAAATAGGCTAGCTCGTCAAGATGTACTTGTGTTCGGGGCATAGTGACAAACTCGAAAGACGACGTCCTAGAAGGGCTTGAACGCAGGCAAACCCACGCCATAGTCGGCGCCGCAGCATCGTCAACGCCTTTCCTCCCTCCCGGGATCTGCTCCAGGACCCCTCAAATAGCCTCCAGGAGTGCACCAAGAGCGACACCTCAGGTGTTTCATCTTTCCCCACCGGTATCCGAAGTGCCCGGAACTCGCGACCCACCCACGTCTCGGGAGGGAGAAGGTCCTCGAACGTCCAGGATCGCTCAGGAGGTGACCTCCCCCGCTACCCTCACATACCCTGTCCGGCACCGGGAGCCAGGGTTCCAGTCGCCCTAGCCGCGCCTCCCGCCGCAGAACCAGGGCGGTAGCACGTGAGCCGGCGATCGCCGCAGGAGATCAGAAACAGGATCAATACTTTCTACCGGCGAACGAATCACAACAAGGCGTGCCGAGCGGAACCCGCGGCTCAGATGAATATCGGGTATGCTATCGAGAAGTTCCACGAGGCCATCGATGCGCTCGTCACCGGTCGCTGGCCCATCCATGAGCGGGTGCGCCCAGCATGTCACGCCATTCACGCAATCCGGCCAGCGGATCTTCCCCCCGAGCTGCGCCCTGACCACGAGTGGATCCTAAGCCAACTCACCAGTGTTTCGCCGCAAGTCACCGGCGAGGACACATTGCAGGCATCGCTACGAAATATGGACGAACACACAGCAGTCGCAGTCGCGCAACGGATTCTTCGCATCTATGATGGCCTTGTAAAGCCATTTGAAAGAGGGTAGAAGCAAGCTGGGTAGCATGGGCAGCCCCGTCGAAGAGCCGCTCCACGACGCCTGTATGGGGACTGCTCGACCCAAGCGTGATAGAACTTGCAGTAGCGTGGGTTCATTCAAACAGACCAGTTGCGGGTGAAACTTGGTTAATCGGCCGAAGGATGCTGCGGGACCCCTAAGGCCACGGGTCCCCCCGTGGACTTGGATGCTCCTCGCGCTTCTTGCATTCAACCTTGTGGGATACTTTATGCATCGTGGCCCACAGCGAGCCGTCTTGCCCTACACCGTCTTCCGTCAGCAGGTCGAGAGTGGAAACGTCGTCGCCATCAGCACGGTCGGGATGCATGTTGACGGGACGGTGAAGCACCCGATCCTCTGGCCCCCCGGGACCAAGACCAAGGAGCAGCAACCGTACACTGCGTTTGCAACGGTTCTTCCGCCATTCCCTGATCCCTCGCTTTGGCCGATGCTTCTCGCACACAATGTCACGGTCACCTCAGCCGGTTCCGGAAACCCCTGGGTGGTCGATGTGATAATCAGCGCGCTGCCGGTGCTCTTGGTTGTGGGCTTCCTCGTCTATATGGGCCGGCGGGTGCAGCAACAGCAAGGGAGCCTCTTCAGGTTTGGCAAGAGCCGCGCTCGAGTCCACACGAAAGCAGAATCCAAGGTGACCTTCAAAGACGTTGCTGGGGAAGACGAAGCGAAAAATTCGCTGCAGGATATCGTGGATTTCCTGCGCGACCCGCGGCCATTTCAAGCGCTCGGCGCTCGGATTCCGAAGGGGATCCTTCTGGTGGGTCCCCCCGGCACCGGCAAAACGCTCCTGGCCCGTGCCGTGGCCGGAGAGGCCGGCTGCGCCTTTTACAGTGCCACCGCCACGGAGTTCGTCGAGATGTTCGTCGGGGTCGGAGCGGCGCGCATGCGGGATCTCTTCCAGCAAGCCAAGACCTCACCCCCGGCGATCGTGTTCCTCGATGAGCTCGATGCGGTGGGGCGTCGGCGGGGGGCCGCGGCGGTTCCCGGCAATGAGGAGCGAGAGCAAACCCTCAATCAACTCCTCGGGGAGCTGGATGGCTTTGAACCGACGAAGGGCGTGATCGTTCTTGCTGCCACCAACCGGCCTGATGTGCTGGATCCGGCGTTGCTGCGCCCCGGCCGGTTCGACCGGCAGGTGACGGTGGGGCTGCCGGAACGCTCGGGGCG
This sequence is a window from bacterium. Protein-coding genes within it:
- the ftsH gene encoding ATP-dependent zinc metalloprotease FtsH; amino-acid sequence: MLLALLAFNLVGYFMHRGPQRAVLPYTVFRQQVESGNVVAISTVGMHVDGTVKHPILWPPGTKTKEQQPYTAFATVLPPFPDPSLWPMLLAHNVTVTSAGSGNPWVVDVIISALPVLLVVGFLVYMGRRVQQQQGSLFRFGKSRARVHTKAESKVTFKDVAGEDEAKNSLQDIVDFLRDPRPFQALGARIPKGILLVGPPGTGKTLLARAVAGEAGCAFYSATATEFVEMFVGVGAARMRDLFQQAKTSPPAIVFLDELDAVGRRRGAAAVPGNEEREQTLNQLLGELDGFEPTKGVIVLAATNRPDVLDPALLRPGRFDRQVTVGLPERSGRESILRIHTRQIPLAPDVDLDVIARGTVGFSGADLANLVNEAAIVAAHRRATQVCMEDFGNAQDRIVMGGLTGMRMGEDERRVVAYHETGHALAAILSPEADPIRKVSIVPRGRTLGATQQIALADHHNYSRAYLFTRLVVLLGGRAAEELAFHEGTTGAEDDLRQATALARQMVTRWGMSAEVGLLALEPPQAPVTPFGMARDYSEATADRIDRETARLISDAHALVAELLQTHRAALEHIADALLREEVLEPPALKALFEKVAGTGQAVAAASAQSS